The Lottiidibacillus patelloidae genome window below encodes:
- a CDS encoding YjcZ family sporulation protein → MSGGFGYGGGFALIVVLFILLIIVGAGGFVKGY, encoded by the coding sequence ATGTCTGGCGGATTCGGATATGGCGGTGGCTTCGCGCTAATCGTTGTTTTATTTATCTTGTTAATTATTGTCGGTGCTGGCGGCTTTGTAAAAGGCTACTAA
- a CDS encoding S8 family serine peptidase, which produces MKLLKSIFAITTSFIMLLSTAQSVSYSAPNKNEIAKPSAVNAEMNKIHPALRAVMKDSSQDIVSVIVAKSPNNSAVDTAKLLGATVKAEWEFINAFAIDIKASMLDELATLSDVYMITEEGHVMSTKEKDEGTTDDKVASPFDGSIIENAFNASVKADKVWEKGYTGQGVTIAVLDTGIYEGPNSDFNKRLIKSVNVNPNASNGADKYGHGTHVAGIIAGDGKNSGGKYMGIAPDANLISVKFADDNGMSSEMDLLNALQWVYENKDEYNIRVVNISSTLATKQRYQESMVSAAVELLWASGVVVVVAAGNSGYEECSTCHAPANDPFVITVGAVDDNGTKSTDDDYEKPWSSSGETMAGISKPEIMAPGAKIVSYMPEGELKKMAKGNVENNADYFRMGGTSMAAPMVTGVVALMLEANPNLTPNQIKYILMHSARDYVSINKEYLQSLSREELDALDIDNIDPQYLEVAMSIPGIVSADKAVDWALKEEVIPSANMDYQINPILTHSDDSVLHNNVTWANVTWANVTWANVTWANVTWANVTWANVTWANVTWANVTWANVTWANVTWANVTWANSFDY; this is translated from the coding sequence ATGAAGCTCTTAAAAAGTATTTTTGCTATAACGACAAGTTTTATTATGTTACTTTCAACAGCACAATCGGTTTCATATAGTGCTCCTAATAAAAATGAAATAGCTAAGCCTTCAGCAGTAAATGCAGAGATGAATAAAATTCATCCTGCATTACGAGCTGTCATGAAAGATAGTTCTCAAGATATCGTCAGTGTCATTGTTGCAAAAAGCCCTAATAATAGTGCAGTTGATACAGCTAAGTTATTAGGGGCAACTGTGAAGGCAGAATGGGAATTTATTAATGCTTTTGCTATTGATATAAAGGCTAGTATGTTAGATGAATTAGCAACCCTATCTGATGTTTATATGATTACTGAAGAAGGGCATGTTATGTCGACAAAAGAGAAGGATGAGGGAACTACAGACGATAAAGTTGCCAGTCCTTTTGATGGAAGTATCATTGAGAATGCTTTTAATGCATCGGTTAAAGCTGACAAAGTATGGGAAAAGGGTTATACAGGTCAAGGTGTCACAATTGCTGTCTTAGATACAGGGATTTATGAAGGTCCTAACAGCGATTTTAATAAACGATTAATTAAATCGGTAAATGTGAACCCGAACGCATCAAATGGCGCTGACAAATATGGTCACGGTACCCATGTTGCAGGAATCATTGCTGGAGATGGAAAAAATAGTGGTGGCAAATATATGGGAATTGCGCCTGATGCAAATTTAATCAGTGTTAAATTTGCAGATGATAATGGAATGTCATCGGAAATGGATTTATTAAATGCACTACAATGGGTGTATGAAAACAAAGATGAATACAACATTCGTGTTGTAAATATTTCATCTACATTAGCAACAAAGCAACGTTATCAAGAAAGTATGGTTTCTGCAGCTGTAGAATTACTTTGGGCTTCAGGAGTAGTAGTAGTTGTAGCAGCAGGAAACTCAGGTTATGAAGAATGTTCAACTTGTCATGCTCCTGCGAACGATCCATTTGTAATAACAGTTGGGGCTGTTGACGACAACGGTACAAAGTCCACAGATGATGATTATGAAAAACCTTGGTCTTCATCAGGTGAGACTATGGCTGGTATTTCTAAACCGGAAATTATGGCACCTGGTGCGAAAATTGTTTCATATATGCCTGAGGGTGAATTAAAGAAGATGGCTAAAGGTAATGTTGAAAATAATGCAGATTACTTCCGTATGGGAGGGACGTCGATGGCAGCTCCTATGGTTACTGGTGTTGTAGCATTAATGCTTGAAGCAAATCCTAATTTAACGCCAAATCAAATAAAGTATATATTAATGCACTCAGCTAGAGATTATGTAAGCATTAATAAAGAATACTTACAGTCTCTGTCTAGAGAAGAATTAGATGCTTTAGATATTGACAATATTGATCCACAATATCTCGAAGTTGCAATGAGTATCCCTGGAATAGTTTCTGCTGATAAAGCAGTAGACTGGGCGTTAAAAGAGGAGGTTATTCCTAGCGCTAATATGGATTACCAAATTAATCCTATCTTAACGCACTCTGATGATAGTGTTCTTCATAACAACGTTACATGGGCAAACGTTACATGGGCAAATGTCACATGGGCAAATGTCACATGGGCAAATGTTACATGGGCAAATGTTACATGGGCAAACGTTACATGGGCAAATGTCACATGGGCAAACGTTACATGGGCAAACGTCACTTGGGCGAATGTAACGTGGGCAAACGTTACATGGGCCAATAGCTTCGATTATTAA
- a CDS encoding S8 family peptidase: MKKIKALLGLAACASMILVSVHSGQASSVLPLGQVKQQDNLETSKIHPNLVDLLNTNREGTVNVIVSKKPGSTGVLETAKLLGATIKSEWEFINTFSAEIKVSLLDELAAHEGVLVINEDSKIVSTGFDVTNSSDVAAIQNTYNSAVQVEGAWARGITGKGVTVAVVDSGVSQSERNDFGERLIGRVTLNSNVQDEFGHGTHVASIIAGDGTASNGKYVGIAPGANILSVKYSNANGMSTEADLVDALQWIFENRQDYNIRVVNISSTVGTKSRYTESATAAAVELLWASGVVVVTSSGNNGYDSCSTCSAPANDPFVITVGAVDDNGTEYLGDDFQKPWSSKGVTMSGVSKPEVMAPGTNIVAYMPYGNNRNVKPENVVDGAYFKMGGTSMAAPVVSGVVALMLEANPDLTPNQIKWILQATGRDYLEFKDRFLRQLSKEQKDNLDIDNVHHSYRAYSSGDYGIVNADAAVYYAVNYQTSSIPSANMNFTFSPMIWGNDSNVTFSNATWSNATWSNATWSNATWSNATWSNATWSNATWSNVYWK; this comes from the coding sequence GTGAAAAAAATTAAAGCATTACTTGGTTTAGCAGCATGTGCAAGTATGATTTTAGTGAGTGTACACAGTGGACAAGCTAGTTCTGTATTACCATTAGGTCAAGTTAAACAGCAAGATAACTTAGAAACTAGCAAAATTCATCCTAATTTAGTAGATCTTCTAAATACGAATAGAGAGGGAACAGTCAATGTTATCGTCTCTAAAAAGCCAGGTTCTACTGGGGTATTAGAAACTGCAAAATTATTAGGTGCAACAATTAAGTCTGAATGGGAATTCATTAATACGTTTTCAGCGGAAATTAAAGTTAGCTTATTAGATGAGTTAGCAGCACATGAAGGTGTGTTAGTAATTAATGAAGATAGTAAAATTGTTTCTACAGGATTTGATGTTACAAATAGTTCTGATGTTGCTGCCATTCAAAACACATATAACTCTGCTGTTCAAGTAGAAGGTGCTTGGGCAAGAGGGATTACAGGAAAAGGTGTCACGGTTGCAGTTGTAGATAGTGGGGTTTCACAATCGGAGAGGAATGACTTCGGCGAGCGCTTAATTGGGCGTGTTACCCTAAATAGTAATGTTCAAGATGAATTCGGCCATGGTACTCACGTTGCTTCAATAATAGCAGGTGACGGAACAGCAAGTAACGGAAAATACGTAGGTATTGCTCCGGGAGCAAATATTTTAAGTGTTAAATATAGTAATGCAAATGGAATGTCAACAGAAGCTGATTTAGTAGATGCGCTACAATGGATTTTTGAAAATAGACAAGATTATAACATTCGTGTAGTTAATATCTCTTCAACAGTTGGTACAAAGTCAAGGTATACAGAAAGCGCAACGGCAGCAGCTGTTGAATTATTATGGGCATCTGGAGTAGTAGTTGTTACTTCGTCTGGAAACAATGGTTATGACTCTTGCTCAACTTGTTCTGCACCAGCGAATGATCCATTTGTAATCACTGTAGGGGCAGTTGATGATAATGGAACAGAATACTTAGGTGACGATTTCCAAAAACCTTGGTCAAGTAAAGGTGTAACAATGTCAGGGGTATCTAAACCAGAAGTAATGGCACCAGGAACGAACATCGTTGCCTATATGCCATATGGCAATAACAGAAATGTTAAACCTGAAAATGTAGTTGATGGCGCTTACTTTAAAATGGGTGGTACATCGATGGCTGCTCCAGTAGTATCTGGTGTCGTTGCTTTGATGCTTGAAGCGAATCCAGACTTAACACCTAATCAAATTAAGTGGATCTTACAAGCTACGGGAAGAGATTATTTAGAATTTAAAGACCGCTTCTTACGCCAATTAAGTAAAGAACAAAAAGATAATTTAGATATTGATAACGTTCACCATAGTTATCGAGCTTACAGTAGTGGAGATTACGGAATTGTAAATGCTGATGCAGCAGTTTACTACGCAGTTAATTATCAAACAAGTTCGATTCCTAGTGCAAATATGAATTTCACGTTCTCACCAATGATTTGGGGGAATGATTCGAATGTAACGTTCAGTAATGCGACATGGTCAAATGCGACATGGTCGAATGCAACGTGGTCAAATGCAACATGGTCAAATGCGACATGGTCAAATGCGACATGGTCAAATGCGACATGGTCAAACGTTTATTGGAAATAA
- a CDS encoding efflux RND transporter permease subunit has protein sequence MKVLHLLLNRKIIVGLLILFILLLGTFASQKLEKELMPAVTFDMAMVEISAGDLPALDVESKITNLLEQKISSMKGVKSYQSTSAIGRSSLTVQFESGEGEEGFKQIEAEVAKLNAEIEEIKDVQAYQFATTAPHEMFMDLSKGSMEDMTNFANQVLKPRLEALPEVREVAYMGLEQKEIIITFNEEKLQKNSVDPMQFIAVLQQANENIAIGKLEGETDTTVRWKSEITSINELEELELSNALGELVKLKDVASVETETAVYSSTAWKDGESEFIFVQIGRPASVTTIEMTEAVRKEVAKIREEGLIEGFQLNEMMAQADYVKDSIEGVSNNVLYGGLLALVVLFLFLRNIRATIIIGLSIPISILLTFATMGMLGYSFNMISLIALGLGIGMMVDSSIVILESIYKKKELGFANREAVLQGTKEVATAVLASMLTTIVVFLPIGLLGGEAGKIMIILSVVVIITLVSSVIVAFTLIPTMSEKFLKTKERKSEEGGRIVRSYRRFITWMAGKKRRRIGIISLFALIFFSSFLLLMFVPKTVMPDMYNRQAEIYITLEKGTTPEAVNAIAEEINERMQKVTDVDSNIVYTFGNILGVFINMTPAEDATVEQKTINENIMQELREMVDAHPIEAVGGMEAFNGGSSPVQIEISGSDYETLKQLTKKLESKLSEVEGLTDISSTVDKTKTEQQIVVLHDKIKEDGLTKEQIKTQIQQAFTKMPVGSITLDYQNLPIYFMFSDDVISSKSELLKKEFITPIGIRKIGDYVKLEPYEAPVEIEHIDGNRIVKVGAQLDGKDLASVNLDVQNAIKEIDVPAGYFISLAGGLETQMERVKEMVMILAIAIFLVYVVMAIQFNSIKHPFVIMSVIPMTIVGVIIGLFITQQELSVMTGMGVVMLIGIVLNNAILLIDRTKQLRQEGKKVPEALLEAGINRTRPIFMTTLTTVFGMLPLALATGNASNYQAPMAIAIIAGLLFATMITLILIPGVYMLFEDVANGTKKIRLKKKQA, from the coding sequence ATGAAAGTCTTACATTTGTTATTGAACCGAAAAATTATTGTTGGCTTATTAATCTTGTTTATTTTATTGTTAGGTACTTTTGCCTCGCAAAAATTAGAAAAAGAATTAATGCCTGCTGTTACGTTTGATATGGCAATGGTAGAAATTTCTGCTGGAGATCTCCCTGCACTAGATGTAGAGAGTAAGATTACTAATCTCTTAGAACAAAAGATAAGTAGTATGAAGGGTGTGAAATCGTACCAGTCAACGAGTGCGATTGGTAGAAGTTCATTGACCGTACAGTTTGAGTCTGGTGAAGGGGAAGAAGGATTCAAGCAAATAGAAGCGGAAGTTGCCAAGCTAAACGCTGAAATAGAAGAAATAAAAGATGTGCAAGCGTATCAATTTGCAACAACTGCTCCACATGAAATGTTTATGGACTTGTCAAAAGGTAGTATGGAAGATATGACTAACTTTGCCAACCAGGTATTAAAGCCTCGCTTAGAAGCATTGCCAGAAGTGCGTGAAGTAGCTTATATGGGATTAGAGCAAAAAGAAATTATTATTACTTTTAATGAAGAAAAATTGCAGAAAAATAGCGTCGATCCAATGCAATTTATCGCTGTTTTGCAACAAGCAAACGAAAACATTGCGATAGGTAAACTAGAGGGAGAAACGGATACAACGGTACGTTGGAAGTCAGAAATTACATCAATTAATGAATTAGAAGAATTAGAATTATCGAACGCATTGGGAGAGTTAGTCAAGCTAAAAGACGTAGCGTCCGTAGAGACAGAAACAGCTGTGTACTCCTCCACTGCTTGGAAAGATGGCGAAAGTGAATTTATTTTCGTGCAAATTGGTCGTCCTGCATCTGTGACGACAATTGAAATGACTGAAGCGGTCCGAAAAGAAGTCGCTAAGATCCGAGAAGAAGGATTAATAGAAGGATTTCAGTTAAATGAAATGATGGCTCAAGCAGATTACGTAAAGGATTCCATTGAAGGAGTTTCCAATAATGTGCTTTATGGGGGCTTACTTGCATTAGTTGTGTTATTTCTATTTTTACGAAATATCCGGGCAACGATTATTATCGGGCTTTCGATTCCGATTTCCATCTTACTGACATTCGCTACAATGGGTATGCTTGGCTACAGTTTTAATATGATTAGTTTGATTGCGCTCGGTCTAGGTATTGGGATGATGGTTGACTCGTCAATTGTTATTTTAGAGTCCATCTACAAAAAGAAAGAGTTAGGATTTGCAAATCGTGAGGCTGTTCTACAAGGGACGAAAGAAGTTGCCACAGCGGTACTTGCATCAATGCTAACGACGATCGTTGTTTTTTTACCAATCGGCTTATTAGGTGGAGAAGCTGGGAAGATAATGATCATTTTATCGGTGGTCGTCATTATTACGTTAGTAAGTTCAGTAATCGTCGCTTTCACGTTAATTCCTACAATGTCAGAGAAGTTTTTGAAAACGAAGGAGCGCAAGAGTGAAGAAGGCGGTCGTATTGTACGCAGTTATCGAAGATTTATTACGTGGATGGCTGGGAAGAAACGTCGTCGTATCGGAATTATTTCGTTATTTGCGCTAATCTTCTTTAGTTCATTTTTACTATTAATGTTCGTCCCGAAAACAGTGATGCCTGATATGTATAATCGTCAAGCTGAAATATACATTACGCTTGAAAAAGGCACAACACCTGAAGCAGTTAATGCAATTGCTGAAGAAATCAATGAGCGAATGCAAAAGGTAACAGATGTCGATAGCAATATCGTTTATACGTTTGGAAATATTTTAGGTGTATTTATTAATATGACACCGGCGGAAGATGCTACAGTAGAACAAAAAACGATTAATGAAAACATCATGCAGGAACTTCGGGAAATGGTAGATGCTCACCCAATTGAAGCTGTCGGTGGGATGGAAGCGTTTAATGGTGGTAGTTCGCCTGTTCAAATTGAAATTTCCGGAAGCGATTATGAAACATTAAAACAACTAACTAAAAAGTTAGAAAGCAAATTAAGTGAAGTTGAAGGGTTAACAGACATATCTTCAACCGTGGATAAAACAAAGACTGAACAACAAATTGTTGTATTACATGACAAGATAAAAGAAGATGGCTTGACGAAGGAACAGATTAAAACGCAAATCCAACAAGCGTTTACGAAAATGCCAGTAGGTAGCATTACGCTAGATTATCAAAATTTACCGATATATTTTATGTTCTCAGACGATGTTATTTCTTCCAAAAGTGAATTATTAAAAAAGGAATTTATAACGCCGATTGGCATTAGGAAAATTGGAGACTATGTAAAACTAGAACCTTATGAAGCACCAGTTGAGATTGAGCACATTGACGGAAATCGAATTGTGAAAGTCGGGGCTCAATTAGATGGAAAAGATTTAGCGTCTGTAAACTTAGATGTGCAAAATGCTATTAAGGAGATTGATGTTCCTGCGGGTTATTTTATCTCTCTAGCAGGTGGTTTAGAAACACAAATGGAAAGAGTAAAAGAAATGGTTATGATCTTAGCGATCGCTATTTTCCTTGTATATGTCGTGATGGCTATTCAGTTTAATAGTATAAAACATCCATTTGTAATTATGTCTGTCATTCCGATGACGATTGTTGGAGTAATTATTGGTTTATTTATTACACAACAAGAATTAAGTGTCATGACAGGAATGGGCGTTGTCATGTTAATTGGTATCGTCTTAAATAATGCAATCTTACTTATTGACCGCACAAAACAGTTACGTCAAGAAGGAAAGAAAGTACCTGAAGCATTACTTGAAGCTGGAATTAATCGAACACGTCCAATTTTTATGACAACTTTAACGACGGTGTTCGGAATGCTGCCACTTGCATTAGCGACTGGAAATGCAAGTAACTACCAAGCGCCAATGGCAATTGCGATCATTGCCGGTTTATTATTCGCAACAATGATTACACTCATTTTAATTCCAGGAGTTTATATGCTTTTTGAAGATGTTGCAAACGGGACGAAGAAAATAAGACTTAAGAAAAAACAAGCATAA
- a CDS encoding DUF2269 family protein, with amino-acid sequence MLLSIHILSAIAGIGATFLFPFILALPKKVSELTLALRLIQKGANYPKFGSILLLLTGLGMGALNTDLFLKGWYITAIVLLLAAVLIYVIKILPGIQNALNVVCEVKSEEIPETYWTIKKGLKPLMITASTIDVFIIILMIWKPL; translated from the coding sequence ATGTTATTATCTATTCATATCTTATCTGCAATTGCAGGAATTGGAGCTACGTTTCTTTTCCCATTCATTCTTGCGTTACCTAAAAAAGTAAGCGAATTAACCCTTGCTTTACGTCTCATTCAAAAAGGAGCTAACTATCCTAAATTCGGCTCTATATTGTTACTTCTAACAGGTTTAGGAATGGGAGCATTAAATACTGACCTTTTTCTTAAGGGTTGGTATATTACAGCTATCGTTTTACTATTAGCCGCCGTTCTCATTTATGTAATTAAAATTTTACCTGGAATACAAAACGCATTAAATGTAGTGTGCGAAGTAAAAAGCGAGGAAATTCCTGAAACGTACTGGACTATAAAAAAAGGATTGAAACCTTTAATGATTACAGCATCAACAATTGACGTCTTTATTATCATCTTAATGATTTGGAAACCATTATAA
- a CDS encoding putative bifunctional diguanylate cyclase/phosphodiesterase → MERLTSEQSQFNVKFRRLTDRLELTTVFADRFNINVAVCYMRLTGISDIRKHFGNEMMNKVLRIIDTRLYCNLREVDTIQQISDCDFIVCLTSVTEKETEAIILRIKEAVSKEINIHDFQVSLSTYIGIAMYPSITKNREKLIHHAKVAMHHAKEKGENSVVVYENPSLQSQEMILKTDLKYAIKKGELEVVYQPQLCVKRSQIVGFEALIRWHHSKYGLISPGDFITYAESTGYINKMTKWMMKQVCESIVKFASMESQQLSFSVNISFNQLLKENFMDELLEIINAHDIPPEQICFEITENIKLYSLEEVAEKIHYLKRAGIKLAIDDFGEGYFSFSDLAKIEADAVKLSKSFIDQYEKENMKVILVSMVKMIHKLGMEVVVEGVEKKEQLQLLKEIKANLIQGYYISKPMSFAITKETMLEKMEKMQEKGKLSS, encoded by the coding sequence ATGGAAAGGCTAACGAGTGAGCAAAGCCAATTCAACGTTAAGTTTCGTAGATTAACTGATAGATTGGAACTGACGACGGTGTTTGCCGATCGTTTTAATATTAATGTTGCCGTTTGTTATATGCGGCTAACAGGGATAAGTGACATTAGAAAGCATTTTGGTAATGAAATGATGAATAAAGTGTTACGAATTATCGACACAAGACTTTATTGTAATTTAAGGGAAGTTGATACAATTCAACAGATTAGTGACTGCGATTTTATCGTATGCTTAACAAGCGTTACAGAAAAAGAGACAGAAGCCATTATTTTAAGAATAAAAGAGGCGGTCAGCAAAGAAATTAACATTCATGATTTTCAAGTAAGTTTAAGTACATATATAGGTATTGCTATGTATCCGTCGATTACAAAGAATAGAGAAAAATTAATTCATCATGCGAAGGTTGCAATGCATCACGCAAAAGAAAAAGGAGAAAACAGTGTTGTCGTTTATGAAAATCCTTCGTTGCAATCGCAAGAAATGATTTTAAAAACTGACTTAAAGTATGCGATAAAAAAAGGGGAACTGGAAGTTGTCTATCAACCACAGCTATGTGTAAAGCGTAGTCAGATAGTAGGTTTTGAAGCGTTAATACGTTGGCACCACTCAAAATATGGACTGATTAGCCCTGGTGACTTTATCACTTATGCCGAAAGTACTGGCTATATTAATAAGATGACGAAGTGGATGATGAAGCAAGTATGTGAAAGTATTGTGAAATTTGCATCCATGGAAAGTCAGCAACTATCATTTTCCGTTAACATTTCGTTTAACCAATTGTTGAAGGAAAACTTCATGGATGAATTATTAGAAATTATTAACGCTCACGATATTCCTCCTGAGCAAATTTGCTTTGAAATTACGGAGAACATAAAATTATATTCATTAGAAGAAGTGGCAGAAAAAATACATTATTTGAAACGTGCGGGGATAAAATTAGCTATCGATGACTTTGGGGAAGGTTACTTTTCCTTTTCAGACTTAGCGAAAATAGAAGCAGATGCCGTGAAGTTAAGTAAAAGTTTTATAGATCAGTATGAAAAAGAGAATATGAAAGTAATCCTAGTATCAATGGTAAAAATGATTCATAAGCTAGGCATGGAAGTTGTTGTCGAAGGTGTAGAAAAGAAAGAACAATTGCAACTTTTAAAAGAAATAAAGGCGAATTTAATTCAAGGCTACTATATAAGTAAACCGATGTCTTTTGCGATAACCAAAGAGACAATGCTTGAAAAGATGGAGAAGATGCAAGAAAAAGGAAAGCTCAGTTCCTAA